Proteins co-encoded in one Desulfovibrio sp. Huiquan2017 genomic window:
- the tkt gene encoding transketolase, whose translation MTQTDKTIAVVKGLIMDGVAKANSGHPGGAMSSADYATILFSEFLNFNPDDPQWFNRDRFILSAGHESMLLYSLLHLNGFISIEDIKNFRQFGSLTPGHPEVHLTPGVEATTGPLGQGLAMSVGFASAEAYLRDKLGADVMDHYTYVLASDGDFQEPIALGAASLAGLWKLGKLIVYYDSNKIQLAGPTCKSDCTDHRKVFEGLCWHVLEVDGHNHDEIRAAIKAAQQETGRPTLIIGHTTMAKGCATMEGSHKTHGEPLKADEIAATKKKLGLPEDPFYVPGDVVAEYRTRFDGLRKNAADWQAMLDGKLADAAFAELWGHVTRSRSDLKIDWPEFTPGESMATRKAWGTCLDTVMDSLPTLVGGSADLDPSNQTANFRNTYGDFSVDGFGARNMAFGVREFNMAAIMNGMQLHGGLLPFGATFLTFSDYCRNAIRMSALQELPVLYVFTHDSFWVGEDGPTHQPIEHVSSLRLIPDLIDLRPADANETKVCLDIALTQEKMPSTLFLTRQGLPILDPAEYPALLDGPRKGGYVLKDCEGTPDLILIASGSEVSLCLETAKLFKRKVRVVSMPSAKLFDDQPESYKNAVLPPEVTARAAAEAGRTTLWHKYVGLNGVVLGVDHFGASAPGKILSDNYGFTPENFARVIREKY comes from the coding sequence ATGACACAGACGGACAAGACCATCGCCGTGGTCAAGGGATTGATCATGGACGGCGTGGCCAAGGCCAACTCCGGCCACCCGGGCGGCGCCATGTCCTCCGCCGACTACGCCACCATTCTTTTTTCCGAATTCCTGAACTTCAATCCCGACGACCCGCAGTGGTTCAACCGCGACCGCTTCATCCTCTCCGCCGGGCACGAGTCCATGCTGCTCTACAGCCTGCTGCACCTGAATGGGTTCATCTCCATCGAGGACATCAAGAATTTCCGCCAGTTCGGCTCCCTGACCCCGGGCCACCCCGAGGTCCACCTGACCCCGGGCGTGGAAGCCACCACCGGCCCGCTCGGCCAGGGGCTGGCCATGTCCGTGGGCTTCGCCTCGGCCGAGGCCTACCTGCGCGACAAGCTCGGCGCGGACGTCATGGACCACTACACCTACGTGCTCGCCTCGGACGGCGACTTCCAGGAACCCATCGCGCTTGGCGCGGCCTCCCTGGCCGGGCTCTGGAAGCTGGGCAAACTCATCGTCTATTACGACTCCAACAAGATCCAATTGGCCGGGCCCACCTGCAAATCGGACTGCACCGACCACCGTAAGGTTTTCGAGGGGTTGTGCTGGCACGTTCTGGAAGTGGACGGCCACAACCACGACGAGATCCGCGCGGCTATCAAGGCCGCCCAGCAGGAAACCGGCCGCCCGACCTTGATCATCGGCCACACCACCATGGCCAAGGGATGCGCCACCATGGAGGGCAGCCACAAGACCCACGGCGAGCCCCTCAAGGCGGACGAAATCGCGGCCACCAAAAAGAAGCTCGGCCTGCCCGAGGATCCCTTCTACGTGCCCGGAGACGTGGTCGCCGAATACCGGACCCGCTTCGACGGGCTGCGCAAGAACGCGGCCGACTGGCAGGCCATGCTGGACGGCAAGCTCGCCGACGCCGCCTTTGCCGAGTTGTGGGGCCATGTGACCCGCTCCCGCTCCGATCTCAAGATCGACTGGCCCGAGTTCACCCCCGGCGAATCCATGGCCACGCGCAAGGCATGGGGCACCTGCCTGGACACGGTCATGGACTCCCTGCCCACCCTGGTGGGCGGCTCCGCCGACCTGGATCCGTCCAACCAGACGGCCAATTTCCGCAACACCTACGGCGACTTCTCCGTGGACGGCTTCGGCGCGCGCAACATGGCCTTCGGCGTGCGCGAATTCAACATGGCCGCGATCATGAACGGCATGCAGCTCCACGGCGGGCTGCTCCCCTTCGGGGCCACCTTCCTGACCTTCTCGGACTACTGCCGCAACGCCATCCGCATGTCCGCCCTGCAGGAGCTGCCGGTCCTCTACGTCTTCACCCACGACTCTTTCTGGGTGGGCGAGGACGGCCCCACGCACCAGCCCATCGAGCACGTCAGCAGCCTCCGGCTCATCCCGGACCTGATCGACCTGCGCCCGGCCGACGCCAACGAGACCAAGGTCTGCCTGGACATCGCCCTGACCCAGGAGAAGATGCCCTCCACCCTGTTCCTGACCCGCCAGGGGCTGCCCATCCTGGACCCGGCCGAATACCCGGCCCTCCTGGACGGCCCGCGCAAGGGCGGCTACGTGCTCAAGGATTGCGAAGGCACTCCGGATCTGATCCTCATCGCCTCCGGTTCCGAGGTCTCCCTGTGTCTGGAAACGGCCAAGCTGTTCAAGCGCAAGGTCCGCGTGGTCTCCATGCCGTCGGCCAAACTGTTTGACGATCAGCCCGAATCGTATAAAAATGCCGTATTGCCGCCCGAAGTCACCGCACGGGCCGCAGCCGAGGCGGGCCGCACCACCCTGTGGCACAAATATGTCGGTCTGAACGGCGTCGTTCTCGGCGTGGACCACTTCGGCGCCAGCGCCCCGGGCAAAATCCTGTCCGACAACTACGGATTCACCCCG
- the rpiB gene encoding ribose 5-phosphate isomerase B, with amino-acid sequence MSKTIVIGSDHGGYHLKKACIKALTDWGWTVEDEGPDCLDSCDYPIYAAKVCNKLKADEGKLGVLICGTGQGMTMTANRMGIRAALCTNEFHARMARAHNDARCLCMGERVTGQGLALSILKVFLESDFEGDRHQRRIDLIDTVSQ; translated from the coding sequence GTGAGCAAGACCATCGTCATCGGCTCCGATCACGGGGGCTATCATCTCAAAAAGGCATGCATCAAGGCCCTGACGGACTGGGGCTGGACCGTGGAGGACGAGGGACCCGACTGCCTGGATTCCTGCGACTACCCCATCTATGCGGCCAAGGTCTGCAACAAGCTCAAGGCGGACGAAGGCAAGCTCGGCGTGCTCATTTGCGGCACGGGCCAGGGCATGACCATGACCGCCAACCGCATGGGCATCCGGGCCGCGCTGTGCACCAATGAATTTCACGCCCGCATGGCCCGCGCGCACAACGACGCCCGCTGCCTGTGCATGGGCGAGCGCGTCACCGGACAGGGGCTGGCCCTGAGCATCCTCAAGGTCTTCCTCGAATCGGACTTCGAAGGCGACCGGCACCAGCGGCGCATCGACCTCATCGACACCGTCTCCCAATAA